A region from the uncultured Draconibacterium sp. genome encodes:
- a CDS encoding FadR/GntR family transcriptional regulator produces the protein MNVLENFKTIEVESPVDKIIKQIRNSIVSGQLKPGDKLPSERKLSESFGIGRTYVRDAIKKLEFYGILKTLPQSGTIVSGADISAMEGLIADVIKLSENDFFHLVETRVVMETYACGQAAIRRSSRDIADLEEKLDEYKQRVDANLPGVKEDFNFHLKIAEASQNMVIKSLMLILIPDILEIYRKLNVCGEGRFYKSFDEHQVILDCIIRQDSKGAEEAMRIHLKDVAEFSLSYKGEE, from the coding sequence ATGAATGTACTTGAAAATTTTAAAACCATAGAAGTTGAAAGCCCGGTAGATAAAATTATAAAGCAGATTCGTAATTCAATCGTGTCAGGGCAATTAAAACCTGGTGATAAATTACCCTCGGAAAGAAAACTTTCAGAATCATTTGGTATTGGACGAACATACGTCCGCGACGCCATAAAAAAGCTCGAATTTTATGGTATCCTTAAAACGCTTCCTCAAAGTGGAACAATCGTTTCGGGTGCTGATATTTCTGCAATGGAAGGATTAATTGCAGATGTTATTAAACTGAGCGAAAATGATTTTTTCCATTTGGTGGAAACACGAGTGGTGATGGAAACCTACGCCTGTGGGCAAGCCGCAATCCGCCGTTCATCGCGCGATATTGCCGATTTAGAAGAAAAACTCGACGAATATAAACAACGCGTAGATGCAAATTTACCCGGTGTTAAGGAAGACTTCAATTTTCATCTTAAAATAGCAGAGGCCAGCCAGAATATGGTAATTAAATCCCTCATGCTGATTTTAATTCCAGATATACTTGAGATTTACCGAAAACTAAATGTGTGTGGCGAAGGCCGATTCTACAAATCATTTGATGAGCACCAGGTAATTCTCGACTGCATAATTAGACAAGACTCAAAAGGAGCAGAAGAAGCCATGCGCATTCACCTAAAAGATGTGGCTGAGTTTAGTTTGTCGTATAAAGGAGAAGAGTAA
- a CDS encoding TonB-dependent receptor has translation MKKFLSLTVVLLAFVIGASAQAQLTGNIIDEGTNEALIGATVVEKGTSNGTITDIDGNFTLTTQSESGTVVVSFIGYVTQEIEFSGASTINVSMKADVTGLDEVVVVGYGVQKKSHLTGAISKLENENMEQVAVARVDDALIGKISGVNIQATDGGAGTAPTIRIRGTGSISGSSDPLIVVDGIVVDSDYLGNLDMNDVASFEVLKDAASAAIYGSRGANGVIMITSKQGKEGKTKFNFNSYYGFKEAHQSDAYYFTVAETAAAELAATGELSAKTQYKQMIGTDRDWQDVIFDGGTIQNYSFSARGGSENTKFSTSLNYLNDEGVLLTDGYEKYSLKLKLDTKVNKFKMGVNLSPSYSNRRRFDGSTHDILRQTPWLPLYHDETSIQYVDRNTYPDVQVGDYANQRHFDNYMLNGSEVDISNTSNVNPAAKVLERDYTYKKFKMYGVAYAQYDITKDLNFKASFGGDFQNTDIRRWQGPLGHRNGADNTQLYESTQNRIHLVNDNFFSYNKRVGDHDISAILGMSVETWDTEFASINATDYTFDYIQNISAAGTISAAESGKYEERLLSFTSRVNYAYKDKYLASASFRRDGSSRFGSDTKYGNFTAFSVGWRLSEEDFLKDSEAINSLKLRFSYGVTGNNAIDAGTVYEEHYPYLALLETSTAVVNGSLVTGFNALNIANPDLGWEKSVEFNPGLDFMLWDGLLSGSFEYYNRTSDNLILENPVSTTTGFDAALINRGEVENSGFEVELRSTVDITKDFSWSGAIMASKNENKLNDFAESNGQIQSVDSKRAAEWINLEGLPISSFYGWVVDRDIPLEYLNNPYHPVGAEAQDVYVKDLNGDGIIDDEDKAVLGNPYPELIWSFTNDFKYKNVDVSFMFQGSHGAEVRNMGDQYLFNHFNSSQDFNPAITPDQEFIKEKIFTDDIVQDASYIALRNVNIGYTFGRNLLERTFIEKARVYVSAQNLLYFTADDYTGFNPESIDDTSPTTYGYQRAGSPVYKTISFGVNIDF, from the coding sequence ATGAAAAAATTCTTAAGCCTAACAGTTGTTTTATTGGCTTTTGTAATAGGGGCTTCGGCTCAAGCTCAGCTCACGGGTAACATTATTGATGAAGGAACTAATGAAGCTTTAATAGGAGCAACTGTAGTAGAAAAGGGAACCTCAAACGGTACCATTACCGATATCGATGGGAATTTTACGCTTACTACACAAAGTGAATCGGGAACAGTAGTGGTTTCTTTTATTGGTTATGTAACTCAGGAAATTGAATTTTCGGGTGCTTCTACCATAAATGTAAGTATGAAAGCCGATGTTACCGGCCTCGATGAGGTGGTGGTAGTTGGATACGGGGTTCAGAAGAAATCGCACCTAACGGGAGCTATTTCGAAACTGGAAAATGAAAATATGGAGCAAGTAGCAGTGGCTCGTGTTGACGATGCCCTGATTGGTAAAATCTCGGGTGTTAACATTCAGGCTACCGATGGTGGAGCCGGTACTGCACCTACCATCCGTATTCGCGGAACAGGTTCAATCAGTGGTAGTTCAGACCCATTAATTGTGGTTGACGGTATTGTGGTTGACTCGGATTACCTGGGTAACCTTGATATGAACGATGTGGCTTCGTTTGAAGTGTTGAAAGATGCTGCCTCGGCTGCAATTTACGGTTCAAGGGGAGCAAATGGTGTAATCATGATTACATCGAAACAAGGTAAAGAAGGAAAAACCAAATTTAACTTCAACTCTTATTATGGTTTTAAAGAAGCGCACCAAAGCGATGCGTATTACTTTACAGTAGCCGAAACTGCTGCTGCCGAGTTAGCTGCTACCGGCGAACTTTCAGCTAAAACCCAATACAAACAAATGATTGGTACCGACCGCGATTGGCAAGATGTTATTTTTGACGGGGGTACAATTCAGAACTACTCGTTTAGCGCAAGAGGCGGAAGCGAGAACACAAAATTCAGTACTTCGTTAAATTATTTGAATGACGAAGGTGTGCTTTTAACCGATGGATACGAAAAGTATAGTTTAAAGCTGAAACTGGATACCAAGGTGAATAAATTTAAGATGGGTGTAAACTTATCACCATCTTACTCGAACCGCAGAAGATTTGATGGCTCTACGCACGATATCCTGCGTCAAACACCATGGTTGCCGCTATATCACGACGAAACATCTATTCAATATGTTGATAGAAACACTTATCCGGATGTGCAGGTAGGCGATTATGCCAATCAGCGTCATTTCGATAATTATATGCTGAATGGTTCGGAAGTAGATATTAGTAATACTTCGAATGTAAATCCTGCAGCAAAAGTTTTGGAACGTGATTACACCTACAAAAAATTTAAAATGTACGGTGTGGCGTATGCACAATACGATATAACCAAAGACTTAAACTTTAAAGCATCTTTTGGTGGCGATTTCCAAAATACCGATATCAGAAGATGGCAAGGACCTTTGGGCCACAGAAATGGTGCTGACAATACACAGTTGTACGAATCAACACAGAACAGAATTCACCTGGTAAACGATAACTTCTTTAGCTACAATAAAAGAGTTGGCGACCACGATATCAGTGCTATCCTGGGTATGTCGGTTGAAACATGGGATACTGAATTTGCAAGCATTAATGCAACCGATTATACATTCGATTACATCCAGAATATTAGTGCAGCAGGTACTATTAGTGCAGCCGAATCGGGTAAATACGAAGAGCGTTTATTATCGTTTACCAGTAGGGTAAATTATGCTTACAAAGACAAATATTTAGCTTCGGCAAGTTTCCGTCGCGATGGTAGCTCACGTTTTGGGTCTGATACTAAATACGGTAACTTCACTGCTTTTTCGGTAGGTTGGAGACTTTCTGAAGAAGATTTCCTGAAAGACAGCGAAGCAATTAATAGTTTAAAACTTCGCTTTAGCTACGGGGTAACCGGTAACAATGCTATTGATGCCGGTACAGTTTATGAAGAGCATTATCCGTATTTAGCCTTGTTAGAAACTTCTACAGCTGTTGTTAACGGTTCGTTGGTAACAGGTTTTAATGCCTTAAACATTGCAAACCCTGATTTGGGTTGGGAAAAATCAGTTGAATTTAATCCCGGTCTTGATTTTATGTTGTGGGATGGTTTGCTTTCAGGTTCATTTGAATACTATAATAGAACCAGTGATAACTTAATTTTGGAAAACCCTGTTTCAACAACTACCGGTTTCGATGCTGCACTTATTAACAGAGGTGAAGTAGAGAATAGTGGTTTTGAAGTTGAATTACGCTCTACTGTTGATATTACAAAAGACTTTAGCTGGAGCGGAGCAATAATGGCTTCTAAAAACGAAAACAAATTGAACGATTTTGCAGAGTCTAATGGTCAAATTCAAAGTGTTGACTCAAAAAGGGCAGCAGAATGGATTAACCTTGAAGGCCTGCCAATTTCATCATTCTACGGTTGGGTAGTTGACAGAGATATTCCACTGGAATATTTGAATAATCCTTACCACCCGGTAGGTGCTGAAGCACAAGATGTGTACGTAAAAGATTTAAATGGCGATGGTATTATCGACGATGAAGATAAAGCCGTTTTAGGTAACCCTTATCCTGAACTGATTTGGAGTTTTACCAACGATTTTAAATACAAAAACGTTGATGTTAGCTTTATGTTCCAGGGGTCGCACGGTGCCGAGGTAAGAAACATGGGTGACCAGTACCTATTTAACCATTTTAACAGCAGCCAGGATTTTAATCCGGCAATAACGCCTGACCAGGAATTTATTAAAGAAAAGATATTCACAGACGATATTGTTCAGGATGCTTCTTACATCGCACTGCGTAATGTGAATATTGGCTACACGTTTGGAAGAAACTTGTTGGAAAGAACCTTTATTGAAAAGGCAAGAGTATATGTGTCTGCACAAAACCTACTTTACTTTACAGCCGACGATTATACTGGTTTCAACCCTGAGTCTATTGATGACACCTCTCCAACAACCTATGGTTACCAGAGAGCAGGTTCTCCGGTTTATAAAACGATAAGTTTTGGTGTAAACATTGATTTTTAA
- a CDS encoding RagB/SusD family nutrient uptake outer membrane protein: MIKYISKIAVLLIIIVFTACEDTFLSPDPTGVITSSNFFSNDTELEAAVLNMYDGIQGINSTSTSDNHAIMYEFYLTEMRTDNTETKSSEGEDAQFESFTVQATNGRVSDYYDSFYNIIYRANLVLENLDVASEEAVGAFEGEAKFVRAYAYFNLVRLFGDVPLVQSVISPADAETAYTRVATSAIYDVIESDLQTAIANLDNTYKGRASKAAAQALLAKVYLTQGENYTEAQSLCENVMSSGFSLETNFKDVFYNELNDEVIFAVEYLGDLTDDSQNFSAEWLNAVGRTSGVNYVTANARQALDAMGGNRTMYSYRQDALQYEKYQVVKYLPNGDSNLGIDPTSSDPQKAGNDWIILRYADVLLMHVEAIMAGAAETSSSSAINSFMQVRNRAGITDAVSKITKEDLLNERRVELAFENHRLFDLIRFGMAEQVLSAFSNETGGSFSATDLLLPIPQREINLSNGLLTQNPGY, translated from the coding sequence ATGATAAAATATATAAGCAAAATAGCAGTGCTTCTGATAATAATAGTATTCACTGCGTGTGAGGACACATTTTTGAGCCCGGACCCAACAGGGGTAATCACTTCTTCTAACTTCTTTTCGAATGATACAGAATTGGAAGCGGCTGTTCTTAATATGTACGATGGAATTCAGGGAATAAACTCAACAAGCACCAGCGACAACCATGCTATTATGTACGAGTTTTATTTAACTGAAATGAGAACCGATAACACCGAAACAAAAAGTAGCGAAGGTGAAGATGCTCAGTTTGAAAGTTTTACTGTACAAGCAACAAATGGTAGAGTATCAGATTATTACGATAGCTTTTACAACATTATTTACAGGGCAAATCTGGTTTTAGAAAATCTGGATGTAGCATCTGAAGAAGCTGTGGGTGCCTTTGAAGGCGAAGCGAAGTTTGTTAGAGCTTATGCTTATTTTAACCTGGTGCGCTTGTTTGGCGATGTGCCTCTGGTACAAAGTGTAATCAGCCCTGCTGATGCAGAAACAGCTTACACCAGAGTGGCTACTTCGGCTATCTACGATGTAATTGAATCAGACTTGCAAACGGCAATTGCCAATCTCGATAATACCTATAAAGGAAGAGCATCGAAAGCTGCAGCCCAGGCATTATTGGCAAAAGTATACTTAACGCAAGGCGAAAATTATACCGAAGCACAAAGTTTGTGTGAAAATGTAATGTCAAGCGGTTTTTCGTTGGAAACTAACTTTAAAGATGTTTTCTATAACGAACTTAACGACGAAGTAATTTTTGCTGTAGAGTACCTTGGCGACCTTACCGATGACAGTCAGAACTTTTCGGCTGAATGGTTAAATGCAGTGGGTAGAACAAGTGGGGTAAACTATGTTACTGCCAATGCCCGCCAGGCATTAGATGCAATGGGTGGCAACCGTACCATGTATTCTTACCGTCAGGATGCCCTGCAGTACGAAAAATACCAGGTAGTAAAATACCTTCCAAACGGCGATAGCAACTTAGGTATCGACCCAACATCAAGCGACCCGCAAAAAGCTGGTAACGACTGGATTATTTTACGCTATGCCGATGTATTGTTAATGCACGTTGAAGCCATTATGGCAGGTGCTGCCGAAACTTCAAGTTCTTCAGCTATCAACTCTTTTATGCAGGTTCGTAACAGGGCCGGTATTACCGATGCGGTATCTAAAATTACCAAAGAAGATTTATTAAACGAACGCAGAGTAGAGTTGGCTTTTGAAAATCACAGACTGTTTGATTTGATTCGTTTTGGAATGGCTGAACAGGTATTATCAGCGTTCTCTAACGAAACAGGTGGAAGTTTCTCGGCAACTGACTTATTGTTACCAATTCCTCAGCGGGAAATTAACCTGAGCAACGGATTGCTAACGCAAAATCCCGGTTACTAA